A genome region from Glycine max cultivar Williams 82 chromosome 5, Glycine_max_v4.0, whole genome shotgun sequence includes the following:
- the LOC100794638 gene encoding glutamyl-tRNA(Gln) amidotransferase subunit B, chloroplastic/mitochondrial: MASTIFRSLQVHPFLLYPTTFLRRRNEVFHLASKATQSQTDTQQTKVTTSSTQSKKLDKIPKDYEAIIGIETHVQLSTLTKAFCGCPYSYGSPPNSSICPICMGLPGALPVLNSKIIDFAVKLGLALNCNLAFNSKFDRKQYFYPDLPKGYQISQFDVPIATAGFLDVDIPVEFGGGHKRFGITRVHMEEDAGKLLHAENGNYSQVDLNRAGVPLLEIVSEPDMRNGIEAAEYAAELQRLVRYLGVSNGNMQEGSLRCDVNVSIRPIGQSKFGTKVEIKNLNSFSSVSRAIDFEISRQVQLHSQGREDQIVQETRLWEEGSQRTITMRKKEGLADYRYFPEPDLPAVILSQEYVDGIKNSLPELPEIKRRRYEQMGLSMQDVLFLANDKNIADFFDATLAKGADPKLVANWIMSDIAAFMKNEKLTINEIKLTPEELSELIASIKGGTISSKIGKEILFELLAKGGTVKELIEKKDLVQIADPVEIEKMVDKIIADNPKQVEQYRGGKTKLQGFFAGQVMKLSKGKANPGLLNKILLEKLNSKS; encoded by the exons ATGGCTTCCACAATATTCAGAAGCCTCCAAGTTCACCCCTTTCTGCTTTATCCAACAACATTCCTCAGACGAAGAAATGAGGTTTTTCATTTGGCGTCCAAAGCCACACAATCCCAAACAGACACCCAACAGACCAAGGTTACAACAAGCAGCACACAGTCCAAAAAGCTCGACAAAATCCCCAAAGACTATGAAGCCATCATTGGGATTGAAACACATGTTCAGCTCTCCACTCTGACCAAAGCCTTTTGTGGTTGCCCTTACAGTTATGGGTCTCCACCCAACAGCAGCATTTGCCCCATTTGCATGGGCTTGCCTGGTGCTTTGCCTGTTTTGAACTCCAAGATCATTGATTTTGCTGTCAAGTTGGGCCTTGCTCTTAATTGCAACTTGGCTTTCAACTCCAAGTTTGACAGGAAGCAGTATTTCTACCCTGACCTTCCGAAAGGGTATCAGATTTCTCAGTTTGATGTGCCAATTGCCACTGCTGgttttcttgatgtggatatTCCTGTTGAGTTTGGTGGGGGCCACAAGAGGTTTGGCATTACAAGGGTTCACATGGAAGAGGATGCAGGGAAGCTCCTACATGCAGAGAATGGAAATTACTCACAg GTTGATCTAAATAGGGCaggggtacctttgcttgagaTAGTTTCTGAGCCTGACATGAGAAATGGTATTGAAGCAGCAGAATATGCGGCAGAATTACAGAGGTTGGTGCGGTATTTGGGAGTGAGCAATGGCAATATGCAAGAAGGTTCTCTTCGTTGTGATGTAAATGTATCAATACGACCTATTGGGCAATCAAAGTTTGGGACAAAG gttgaaataaaaaatttgaactcATTTTCATCAGTGAGCAGAGctattgattttgaaatttctagGCAGGTGCAACTCCATAGTCAAGGCCGGGAAGATCAGATAGTACAAGAAACTCGTTTATGGGAAGAAGGCTCTCAG AGAACAATTACaatgaggaaaaaggaagggcTTGCTGATTATCGATATTTTCCAGAACCAGACCTTCCAGCAGTAATCCTTTCTCAAGAATATGTTGATGGTATAAAAAATTCTTTACCAGAGCTTCCAGAAATTAAGCGGAGAAGATATGAGCAGATGGGCTTAAGCATGCAAGATGTTCTTTTCCTGGCTAATGATAAAAAT ATTGCAGATTTTTTTGATGCAACTCTTGCAAAAGGTGCTGACCCAAAGCTGGTTGCCAACTGGATAATGAGTGATATTGCTGCCttcatgaaaaatgaaaagttgaccataaatgagataaagCTTACACCTGAAGAGTTGTCTGAGTTGATAGCTTCCATTAAAGGTGGAACCATTAGTAGCAAGATTGGGAAGGAG ATACTATTTGAGCTATTAGCCAAGGGTGGAACTGTGAAGGAACTCATAGAAAAAAAGGACTTGGTTCAG ATAGCAGATCCCGTTGAGATTGAAAAAATGGTGGACAAAATTATTGCGGACAATCCAAAACAGGTAGAGCAATATCGAGGAGGCAAAACTAAGCTACAAGGTTTTTTTGCTGGCCAG GTAATGAAATTATCTAAAGGAAAGGCAAATCCAGGTCTCCTTAACAAGATCCTCTTGGAGAAATTGAATTCAAAGAGCtga
- the LOC100527297 gene encoding probable glutathione peroxidase 3, mitochondrial-like isoform X1, with protein MKWLTFWNCISILVLSFAFFFFYCHTYTSTPSLMAEQSSKSIYDFTVKDISGNDVSLNNYSGKVLLIVNVASQCGLTQTNYKELNVLYEKYKNQGFEILAFPCNQFAGQEPGNNEEIQEVVCTRFKAEFPIFDKVEVNGKNAAPLYKFLKEQKGGIFGDGIKWNFTKFLVNKEGKVVDRYAPTTSPLKIEKDIEKLLQS; from the exons ATGAAGTGGTTGACTTTCTGGAACTGCATATCTATCCTCGTGttgtcttttgctttcttcttcttctattgtCACACATACACATCTACTCCTTCCCTCATGGCTGAGCAATCTTCCAAGTCCATTTACGATTTCACAGTCAAG GACATCAGTGGAAATGATGTGAGTCTGAATAATTACAGCGGGAAGGTTCTACTGATTGTGAATGTCGCCTCACAATG TGGTTTGACacagacaaattacaaagaattgAATGTATTGTACGAGAAGTACAAGAATCAAG GATTTGAAATCTTGGCATTTCCATGCAACCAGTTTGCTGGACAGGAACcaggaaacaatgaagaaatTCAGGAAGTTGTTTGCACAAGGTTCAAGGCTGAATTTCCTATCTTTGATAAG GTTGAAGTCAATGGGAAGAATGCAGCGCCACTTTATAAGTTTTTAAAGGAGCAGAAAGGGGGAATATTTGGTGATGGTATCAAGTGGAACTTCACAAAGTTCTTAGTAAACAAagaagggaaggttgtggaCAGATATGCACCTACCACCTCACCTCTGAAAATCGAG AAAGACATAGAGAAGCTTTTGCAATCTTGA
- the LOC100527297 gene encoding Probable glutathione peroxidase 3, mitochondrial-like (The RefSeq protein has 1 substitution compared to this genomic sequence): MKWLTFWNCISILVLSFAFFFFYCHTYTSTPSLMAEQSSKSIYDFTVKDISGNDVSLNNYSGKVLLIVNVASQCGLTQTNYKELNVLYEKYKNQGFEILAFPCNQFAGQEPGNNEEIREVVCTRFKAEFPIFDKVEVNGKNAAPLYKFLKEQKGGIFGDGIKWNFTKFLVNKEGKVVDRYAPTTSPLKIEKDIEKLLQS; the protein is encoded by the exons ATGAAGTGGTTGACTTTCTGGAACTGCATATCTATCCTCGTGttgtcttttgctttcttcttcttctattgtCACACATACACATCTACTCCTTCCCTCATGGCTGAGCAATCTTCCAAGTCCATTTACGATTTCACAGTCAAG GACATCAGTGGAAATGATGTGAGTCTGAATAATTACAGCGGGAAGGTTCTACTGATTGTGAATGTCGCCTCACAATG TGGTTTGACacagacaaattacaaagaattgAATGTATTGTACGAGAAGTACAAGAATCAAG GATTTGAAATCTTGGCATTTCCATGCAACCAGTTTGCTGGACAGGAACcaggaaacaatgaagaaatTCAGGAAGTTGTTTGCACAAGGTTCAAGGCTGAATTTCCTATCTTTGATAAG GTTGAAGTCAATGGGAAGAATGCAGCGCCACTTTATAAGTTTTTAAAGGAGCAGAAAGGGGGAATATTTGGTGATGGTATCAAGTGGAACTTCACAAAGTTCTTAGTAAACAAagaagggaaggttgtggaCAGATATGCACCTACCACCTCACCTCTGAAAATCGAG AAAGACATAGAGAAGCTTTTGCAATCTTGA
- the LOC100527297 gene encoding probable glutathione peroxidase 3, mitochondrial-like isoform X2, producing the protein MKWLTFWNCISILVLSFAFFFFYCHTYTSTPSLMAEQSSKSIYDFTVKDISGNDVSLNNYSGKVLLIVNVASQCGLTQTNYKELNVLYEKYKNQGFEILAFPCNQFAGQEPGNNEEIQEVVCTRFKAEFPIFDKVISDNHDVIHSLPALALFMHVEDLSGYCSVWHFIWK; encoded by the exons ATGAAGTGGTTGACTTTCTGGAACTGCATATCTATCCTCGTGttgtcttttgctttcttcttcttctattgtCACACATACACATCTACTCCTTCCCTCATGGCTGAGCAATCTTCCAAGTCCATTTACGATTTCACAGTCAAG GACATCAGTGGAAATGATGTGAGTCTGAATAATTACAGCGGGAAGGTTCTACTGATTGTGAATGTCGCCTCACAATG TGGTTTGACacagacaaattacaaagaattgAATGTATTGTACGAGAAGTACAAGAATCAAG GATTTGAAATCTTGGCATTTCCATGCAACCAGTTTGCTGGACAGGAACcaggaaacaatgaagaaatTCAGGAAGTTGTTTGCACAAGGTTCAAGGCTGAATTTCCTATCTTTGATAAGGTGATTTCTGATAACCACGATGTCATTCACAG TTTGCCTGCATTGGCACTATTTATGCATGTGGAAGATTTGTCTGGATACTGTTCTGTGTGGCACTTTATATGGAAATAA